A DNA window from Microcystis aeruginosa NIES-843 contains the following coding sequences:
- a CDS encoding NINE protein yields MRNRTIAALLAFFLGYLGIHKFYLGENLAGVLYLLFFWTFIPGIIAFFEFIGLIIMSDQAFDAKYNPNYLPSSTERGLPESGQQKTATLLQLKKLYDQGIITAEEYEEKRRKYLDSL; encoded by the coding sequence ATGAGAAATAGAACTATAGCGGCTTTACTAGCCTTTTTTCTTGGTTATCTTGGCATCCATAAGTTTTATCTAGGGGAGAATTTGGCAGGTGTTCTCTATCTACTTTTCTTCTGGACTTTTATCCCCGGCATCATTGCTTTTTTTGAATTTATTGGTTTAATCATCATGTCAGATCAAGCTTTTGATGCTAAATACAATCCTAACTATCTCCCCAGCAGTACAGAGCGAGGACTGCCGGAATCAGGTCAGCAAAAAACCGCTACTTTACTCCAGCTTAAAAAACTTTACGATCAGGGAATTATTACTGCTGAAGAATACGAAGAAAAACGCAGAAAATATTTAGATTCTCTTTAA
- the cphA gene encoding cyanophycin synthetase produces the protein MKILRTQTLRGPNYWSIRRDKLIVMRLDLEDLAEKPSNEIPGFYEGLIDVLPSLVEHYCSPGYRGGFFERVRTGTYMGHIIEHIALELQELAGTPVGFGRTRATSTPGVYNVVFEYVDEQAGRYAGRAAVRLCQSLVDTGTYSKEEFDQDLADLRDLCNNAALGPSTETIVKEAQARNIPWLLLSARAMVQLGYGVHQKRIQATLSSFSGILAVELACDKEGTKTILKDGGIPVPRGTVIQYLDELSAAIEEVGGFPIVIKPLDGNHGRGISIDVKTQQEAEEAYDLASAASKTRSVIVERYYKGSDHRILVINGKVAAVAERIPAHVVGDGRSTIEELIEITNQDPNRGDGHANVLTKITIDKTALNVLGKQGYELTSILPQGAIAYLRATANLSTGGIAVDRTDEIHPENVWIAQRVAKLIGLDIAGIDVVTDDIRKPLKEVDGVIVEVNAAPGFRMHVAPSRGLPRNIAAPVIDMLFPPGTPSRVPILAITGTNGKTTTSRLISHICRQTGKVVGFTTTDGVYIDDYLVEKGDNTGPYSASMILKDPTVEIAVLETARGGILRSGLAFNQCDVGVVLNVAADHLGIGDIDTIEQMAKVKSVVAEVVSAEGYAVLNADDPLTVGMAEKVKGRVAYFSMSPDNPIIHDHIRRGGMAAIYENGYLSILEGEWTLRIEEAVNIPVTMQGMAPFMIANALAACLATFVQGIDIELIRQGVRTFKPSVAQTPGRMNLFDLGHHHALIDYAHNPAGYEAVGGFVGNWSGEKVGVVGGPGDRRDDDLILLGKLSALMFDRIIVKEDNDTRGRRRGEVADLILRGISQENASLRPEVILDETEALEKALSTVSEGGLVVIFPESVTQAIDLVEKHRPLTDNQG, from the coding sequence ATGAAAATTCTCAGAACCCAAACCCTGCGCGGTCCCAACTACTGGAGTATTCGTCGCGACAAGCTCATTGTTATGCGTCTGGATCTCGAAGATCTGGCAGAGAAGCCATCGAATGAAATCCCAGGCTTTTACGAGGGACTAATCGACGTTCTCCCTAGTTTAGTCGAACATTACTGCTCCCCTGGTTATCGCGGCGGTTTCTTTGAACGAGTCCGCACTGGTACTTATATGGGCCATATTATCGAACATATCGCCCTAGAATTGCAGGAATTGGCAGGAACTCCCGTCGGGTTTGGTCGCACTAGAGCCACCTCCACCCCCGGAGTCTATAACGTGGTATTTGAGTACGTTGACGAGCAAGCGGGACGTTATGCGGGTAGGGCTGCCGTGCGTTTGTGTCAATCCCTTGTCGATACGGGAACCTATTCTAAGGAAGAATTCGACCAGGATTTAGCCGATTTACGCGATTTATGCAATAATGCTGCCCTTGGTCCGAGTACCGAAACCATCGTCAAAGAAGCACAAGCTAGAAATATCCCCTGGTTACTCCTGAGCGCTCGTGCCATGGTGCAATTGGGCTATGGCGTTCACCAAAAGCGCATTCAAGCCACTTTAAGCAGTTTTTCGGGGATTTTAGCCGTTGAGTTGGCCTGTGACAAGGAAGGCACGAAAACTATCCTCAAGGATGGTGGGATTCCAGTCCCCCGGGGTACGGTGATTCAATACTTGGATGAGTTGTCAGCGGCAATTGAGGAAGTGGGAGGGTTTCCCATCGTCATTAAACCCCTCGATGGCAACCACGGCCGGGGCATCAGCATCGATGTTAAAACTCAACAGGAAGCAGAGGAAGCTTATGATCTAGCCAGTGCCGCCTCGAAAACCCGCAGCGTGATCGTAGAAAGGTATTATAAAGGCAGTGATCACCGAATTTTAGTCATCAATGGCAAAGTCGCCGCCGTGGCCGAACGGATCCCCGCTCACGTCGTCGGTGATGGGCGCTCAACTATAGAAGAATTAATCGAAATTACTAATCAGGATCCCAACCGGGGTGACGGTCATGCCAACGTTTTAACTAAAATAACCATTGACAAAACCGCCCTTAATGTGCTAGGAAAACAGGGCTATGAATTAACCAGCATTTTACCCCAAGGAGCGATCGCCTATCTGCGGGCCACGGCTAATTTAAGCACCGGCGGCATCGCCGTGGATCGTACCGACGAAATTCACCCCGAAAACGTCTGGATCGCCCAAAGAGTGGCAAAATTAATCGGTTTGGACATTGCCGGTATCGATGTGGTGACAGATGATATCCGCAAACCCCTGAAAGAAGTGGACGGGGTGATCGTAGAAGTCAACGCCGCCCCCGGTTTTCGGATGCACGTCGCCCCTAGTCGCGGTTTACCTCGCAATATCGCCGCCCCAGTTATCGATATGTTATTCCCCCCCGGGACTCCCAGTCGCGTGCCAATTCTGGCGATTACGGGAACTAACGGCAAAACCACCACTAGCCGCTTAATTTCTCATATTTGCCGACAAACGGGGAAAGTAGTCGGATTTACCACGACGGACGGCGTATATATCGATGATTATCTGGTAGAAAAGGGCGATAACACCGGTCCTTACAGTGCCAGTATGATTTTGAAGGATCCCACGGTGGAGATTGCCGTGTTAGAAACGGCCCGGGGTGGTATCCTGCGATCGGGTTTAGCTTTTAATCAATGTGATGTGGGGGTGGTGTTAAATGTGGCCGCCGACCATTTGGGTATCGGTGATATCGACACCATCGAACAAATGGCGAAAGTAAAAAGCGTTGTGGCCGAGGTGGTTAGCGCCGAGGGTTACGCGGTTTTAAATGCCGATGACCCTTTGACCGTTGGTATGGCCGAAAAAGTTAAGGGAAGAGTCGCTTATTTTTCCATGAGTCCCGATAACCCGATTATTCACGACCATATCCGTCGCGGTGGCATGGCCGCCATTTATGAGAATGGCTATCTGTCGATTCTAGAGGGAGAATGGACGCTGAGAATCGAGGAAGCGGTCAATATTCCCGTGACTATGCAGGGAATGGCTCCTTTTATGATTGCTAACGCCCTGGCTGCCTGTTTAGCGACTTTTGTGCAGGGTATCGATATCGAGTTAATTCGCCAAGGGGTGCGAACTTTTAAACCTTCCGTGGCCCAGACCCCCGGCAGGATGAACCTGTTTGACTTGGGACACCATCACGCTTTAATCGATTATGCCCATAATCCGGCCGGATACGAAGCCGTCGGCGGTTTTGTCGGCAATTGGTCCGGGGAAAAAGTCGGCGTGGTCGGGGGACCTGGCGATCGACGCGATGATGATTTAATTTTATTAGGGAAATTATCGGCGCTTATGTTCGATCGAATTATTGTTAAGGAAGATAACGATACTCGCGGTCGCCGCCGGGGGGAAGTGGCCGATTTAATTCTCAGGGGAATTAGCCAAGAAAATGCCAGTTTGCGTCCGGAAGTTATTCTCGATGAAACGGAGGCTTTAGAGAAGGCTTTAAGTACGGTTTCTGAGGGTGGTTTAGTGGTAATTTTCCCGGAAAGTGTCACCCAGGCGATCGATTTGGTCGAGAAACATCGACCCCTGACCGATAACCAGGGTTAG
- a CDS encoding adenosine kinase gives MGKQYNVYGIGNALVDMEFQVSPELLQELGIDKGVMTLVDENRQTQLMEKLALDCKRSGGGSAANTLVAIAQLGGRGFYSCKVGNDELGKFYLQDLRACGLHTNEHGGEKEVGITGKCLVFVTPDADRTMNTFLGITGEISERELVPSAIVNADYLYLEGYLVTSPTAKAAAIKGREIAQAAGVKTALSLSDPNMAIFFREGLLEMIGTGLDFVFANESEALTISGSEEIESAIAYFKTIAKGFAITRGANGSLIYDGENLLEIDPHPVQAIDTVGAGDMYAGAFLYGITHGMGYKGAGNLASLAAARVVSTFGARLQTEEIQSLRDLIVLG, from the coding sequence ATGGGCAAACAATACAACGTTTATGGGATCGGTAACGCGCTCGTCGATATGGAATTTCAAGTCTCTCCTGAATTACTGCAAGAATTGGGCATCGATAAAGGAGTGATGACGCTGGTGGACGAAAATCGTCAAACCCAGTTGATGGAAAAATTGGCTCTTGATTGTAAACGCAGCGGTGGCGGATCGGCGGCGAATACCCTAGTAGCGATCGCTCAGTTGGGGGGTAGAGGTTTCTATTCCTGTAAAGTGGGCAATGACGAATTGGGCAAGTTTTATCTGCAAGATCTGCGCGCCTGTGGTTTGCATACCAATGAACACGGCGGCGAAAAAGAGGTGGGAATCACGGGAAAATGTCTAGTTTTTGTGACTCCCGATGCCGATCGCACCATGAATACTTTTCTCGGCATCACCGGGGAAATTTCCGAACGGGAATTAGTCCCTTCAGCGATCGTTAATGCCGATTATCTCTATCTCGAAGGTTATCTCGTCACCTCTCCCACTGCCAAAGCTGCCGCTATTAAAGGGCGAGAAATTGCTCAGGCTGCTGGAGTCAAAACCGCTTTATCCCTGTCGGATCCCAATATGGCGATCTTCTTCCGGGAGGGATTACTGGAAATGATCGGAACGGGGTTAGATTTCGTTTTCGCTAATGAGTCGGAAGCTTTGACTATTTCCGGCAGCGAGGAAATTGAGTCAGCGATCGCCTATTTTAAAACCATTGCCAAAGGATTCGCTATCACCCGGGGTGCCAATGGTTCTTTGATCTATGATGGCGAAAATCTCCTGGAAATTGACCCCCATCCCGTACAGGCGATCGATACCGTCGGTGCGGGGGATATGTATGCAGGTGCGTTTCTCTACGGTATTACCCACGGTATGGGTTACAAAGGAGCGGGAAATCTCGCTTCTCTAGCGGCTGCCCGGGTGGTTTCTACTTTTGGGGCGCGTTTACAAACCGAGGAAATTCAATCCCTGCGCGATTTGATCGTTTTGGGATAG
- the trmD gene encoding tRNA (guanosine(37)-N1)-methyltransferase TrmD produces the protein MQFDIITLFPDFFTSPLQSGLLAKALERDIARVNLVNLRDFAHDKHRRVDDEPYGGGVGMLLKPEPIFEAIESLEILPPREIVLMTPQGEPLHQALLKTWAGSYQQLILICGHYEGVDERVCEHLVTREVSLGDFVLTCGEIPALAIINGVTRLLPGTVGKAESLKLESFEAGLLDYPQYTRPPVFRGWQVPPVLRSGNHQDIADWRYQQQLDRTKERRPDIWQKWLEEQD, from the coding sequence GTGCAGTTTGACATTATTACTCTCTTTCCCGATTTTTTTACTTCACCGCTGCAGTCGGGGTTGTTGGCAAAAGCTCTCGAACGCGACATCGCTAGGGTAAATTTGGTCAATCTCCGGGATTTTGCCCACGATAAACACCGTCGTGTCGATGATGAACCCTACGGTGGTGGTGTGGGAATGTTACTAAAACCAGAGCCAATTTTTGAGGCGATCGAGTCTTTAGAAATTTTACCACCCCGGGAGATCGTGCTGATGACTCCCCAGGGGGAACCTCTCCATCAAGCTTTACTGAAAACTTGGGCCGGTAGTTATCAGCAGTTAATTCTCATCTGCGGGCATTATGAAGGGGTAGATGAGCGGGTTTGTGAGCATTTGGTGACTAGAGAGGTATCTTTAGGGGATTTTGTCCTAACTTGTGGGGAAATCCCTGCTTTAGCGATTATTAACGGGGTGACGCGGTTGTTACCTGGGACGGTAGGTAAGGCAGAATCGTTGAAATTGGAGAGTTTTGAGGCAGGTTTATTGGATTATCCCCAATATACCCGGCCGCCAGTCTTTCGCGGTTGGCAAGTGCCGCCGGTTTTGCGATCGGGTAATCATCAGGATATCGCTGATTGGCGCTATCAACAACAACTCGATCGCACTAAGGAACGTCGTCCGGATATCTGGCAAAAATGGCTAGAGGAACAGGATTAA
- a CDS encoding helix-hairpin-helix domain-containing protein codes for MSNLSPRPPESSEWIWLSLVPVFGGLAIANAGKKTNNQSWLSVGIALTIISLIFLTQESFIVIWFAQIGLGLYIRQQLNSHPIASANRTDSRQSSSPLEKIDINSCSTNDLVYKLGLPIVYANDIVSVRNEGHIFTHLEELHFLAGLPENYLKKLEPLIIFAYDIRQEVDVSWRCLNYYSVAELVNLGLDFSLADKIVAEREKNGVYRSAIEVRNRTGIPLKSYQQLL; via the coding sequence ATGTCTAATCTCTCTCCTCGCCCTCCCGAATCTTCCGAGTGGATCTGGCTATCCTTAGTCCCAGTTTTCGGTGGGCTTGCCATTGCTAATGCTGGCAAAAAAACTAATAACCAAAGCTGGTTATCCGTCGGCATTGCTTTGACAATTATCTCCCTTATTTTCCTTACACAAGAGTCTTTTATCGTAATTTGGTTTGCCCAAATCGGCCTGGGTTTATACATCCGTCAACAGCTTAATTCCCATCCAATAGCTTCGGCAAATAGAACCGATTCCAGACAGTCATCCTCTCCTCTCGAAAAAATTGATATTAACAGCTGTTCCACCAACGATCTGGTTTATAAATTAGGGTTGCCGATTGTCTATGCCAATGATATCGTTTCTGTCCGTAATGAAGGACATATTTTTACCCATTTAGAAGAATTACACTTCCTGGCTGGTTTACCAGAAAATTATCTCAAAAAATTGGAACCTTTGATTATCTTTGCCTACGATATTCGCCAAGAAGTTGACGTTTCTTGGCGTTGTTTAAACTACTACTCCGTTGCGGAATTAGTCAATCTCGGTCTTGACTTTTCCCTGGCTGATAAAATTGTCGCCGAAAGAGAAAAAAACGGTGTCTATCGTTCGGCGATCGAAGTGAGAAACCGGACAGGTATTCCCTTAAAATCCTATCAGCAATTGCTCTAA
- a CDS encoding cyanophycinase, with translation MIIELETQHHQNPTPISLKTAILVIGGAEDKVHGKEILHTFWNRAGGSEAVIAIVPSASREPVLIGDRYQKIFEEMGAKYVKVIDIRDRVQGEDPQFQAYIEECTGVFMTGGDQLRLCGLLSDTPLMERIRQRVQQGELTLAGTSAGAAVMGHHMIAGGSSGEAPNRALVDMAMGLGLIPEVIVDQHFHNRNRMARLMSAISGYPERLGIGIDEDTCAMFERDGTMTVIGCGTVTVIDAREMSHTNHHHVTANEPLSLHNLRVHILAYGDGYHLKKQQVIAKLG, from the coding sequence ATGATCATCGAGCTAGAAACCCAACACCACCAAAATCCTACCCCCATATCTCTCAAAACGGCGATTTTAGTCATTGGAGGTGCCGAGGATAAAGTCCACGGTAAAGAGATACTGCATACCTTTTGGAATCGCGCTGGGGGTAGCGAAGCAGTGATCGCTATTGTTCCCTCCGCTTCCAGAGAACCGGTTTTAATCGGCGATCGCTATCAGAAGATTTTCGAGGAAATGGGGGCAAAATACGTCAAAGTTATCGATATTCGTGATCGCGTACAGGGAGAAGACCCCCAATTTCAAGCCTACATCGAAGAGTGTACAGGTGTATTTATGACCGGAGGCGACCAGCTGCGTTTATGCGGTTTGCTCTCCGATACTCCCCTGATGGAAAGAATCAGACAAAGAGTGCAACAGGGAGAATTAACCCTGGCCGGAACTAGCGCCGGGGCCGCCGTTATGGGTCATCACATGATTGCTGGGGGCAGCAGCGGGGAAGCACCCAATCGGGCCCTAGTGGATATGGCCATGGGATTAGGTCTCATTCCTGAAGTCATTGTCGATCAACACTTCCACAATCGCAACCGCATGGCTCGGTTAATGAGCGCTATCTCCGGTTATCCCGAACGTTTAGGAATTGGCATCGATGAGGATACCTGCGCTATGTTTGAACGGGATGGCACGATGACGGTAATCGGCTGCGGTACAGTGACGGTAATTGATGCTAGGGAAATGTCCCACACCAACCACCATCACGTCACCGCTAACGAACCCCTGAGTCTGCATAATCTGCGGGTACATATTCTTGCCTACGGTGATGGCTATCATCTCAAAAAACAGCAAGTGATCGCTAAATTGGGGTAA
- the isiD gene encoding protein IsiD, translating into MTVISFTDQDIAKYTAADIASLAERLEKDEYSNPFEALRDWHLLRAIAFQRQELAESYLYLLDLEAYDEA; encoded by the coding sequence ATGACAGTTATAAGCTTCACTGATCAAGATATTGCCAAGTATACCGCCGCTGATATTGCGTCTTTGGCCGAACGACTAGAAAAAGATGAGTATAGTAACCCCTTCGAGGCTTTGCGGGATTGGCATCTGCTGCGAGCGATCGCTTTTCAAAGGCAGGAATTAGCCGAATCTTATCTTTATCTGTTGGATCTAGAAGCCTACGATGAGGCTTAA
- a CDS encoding IS630-like element ISMae24 family transposase encodes MRLIRDLNPESQKMLERIYRASKHHQVRERAKCILLSFQGTTIEELSGIFGVTRKTIYNWLTAWEDRKLIGFYNRRGRGRKPKLTEAQGQQVIDWVKEEPKSLKKIQIKIVEEGKLTVSKDTIKRLIKKINMRWKRVRRGVAKTPDEWELEVKLPILEELKKQEKRGEIEIGYLDEMGGDSKPCIPDAWQEEKTTIKLPPIEGKRLNILGIMKRDNQLFYETQVGTVTSEIVINFLDKYCQNIQKKTVIIIDQASIHTSEAFMEKLEEWEKKNLKIFWLPTYSPHLNLIEILWRFLKYEWIEFSAYKDRKSLLAYVKKVLDNFGGEYVINFA; translated from the coding sequence ATGAGATTGATTAGAGACCTAAACCCCGAGAGCCAGAAAATGCTAGAGAGAATTTATCGAGCTAGTAAACATCATCAAGTAAGAGAGCGAGCGAAATGTATACTCTTAAGTTTTCAGGGAACCACGATAGAAGAATTGAGCGGAATATTTGGAGTTACGAGAAAGACCATCTATAATTGGTTGACGGCCTGGGAAGATAGAAAACTAATTGGTTTTTATAATCGTCGAGGAAGAGGGAGAAAACCTAAATTGACAGAAGCACAAGGTCAACAAGTTATTGACTGGGTAAAAGAAGAACCGAAAAGCTTAAAAAAAATCCAGATAAAAATTGTAGAAGAAGGGAAATTAACCGTAAGCAAAGACACGATAAAAAGACTCATAAAAAAAATCAACATGAGGTGGAAAAGGGTGAGAAGAGGGGTCGCCAAAACCCCTGATGAGTGGGAGCTTGAGGTCAAACTACCTATTTTAGAAGAACTAAAAAAACAGGAAAAAAGAGGAGAGATTGAGATAGGATATTTGGATGAAATGGGAGGGGATTCAAAGCCTTGTATTCCTGACGCTTGGCAAGAAGAAAAAACCACGATAAAGTTACCACCAATTGAAGGTAAAAGACTAAATATTTTAGGAATAATGAAACGAGATAATCAATTATTTTATGAGACACAGGTCGGAACGGTTACTAGCGAGATAGTTATTAATTTTCTGGATAAATATTGCCAAAATATACAGAAAAAAACTGTCATAATAATTGACCAAGCTTCCATTCATACCAGCGAGGCATTTATGGAGAAACTTGAGGAATGGGAAAAGAAAAACTTGAAAATATTTTGGTTGCCCACTTATTCACCTCATTTAAATTTAATTGAAATATTATGGAGATTTTTAAAATATGAATGGATTGAATTTAGCGCCTATAAAGACCGAAAGAGCCTCCTCGCTTACGTTAAAAAAGTGCTGGACAATTTTGGAGGCGAGTATGTAATTAATTTTGCCTAG
- a CDS encoding DUF2470 domain-containing protein, translating to MSETITPALSDRICKHMNKDHGDAVLFYAQVYGNITDAETAQMLSIDPQGMDLAVEKLGESQTIRIPFERTLESAKDAHNILVEMLKVNQTTP from the coding sequence ATGTCTGAAACTATCACTCCCGCCCTTAGCGATCGCATCTGTAAACACATGAACAAAGATCACGGTGATGCCGTGCTTTTCTACGCTCAAGTTTACGGTAATATTACCGATGCAGAAACCGCTCAAATGCTCTCCATAGATCCCCAAGGCATGGATTTAGCCGTAGAAAAATTAGGGGAGAGTCAAACAATTAGAATACCTTTTGAGCGCACCCTAGAATCAGCCAAGGATGCCCATAATATCCTCGTTGAGATGCTAAAAGTTAATCAAACTACCCCTTGA
- a CDS encoding tetratricopeptide repeat protein: MATMKLIIGGRYQVIKPLSQGAFGQTFLAQDNYRPGRPQCVVKQLIPQVVNEVTIGLFESEARALEKLGHHPQIPQFFASFQENKSFYIVQEFIDGHDLSQEISKGKRLEESQVIQLLKDILEVLAFVHQNNIIHRDIKPHNIIRRQEGQLVLIDFGGVKQVGTQWLKAKQTSVSIGIGTPGYMPSEQAQNKPRLSSDVYAVGIIAIQALTGLKPTQFPEDAETGEIAWRDQADVRDDLAVIIDKMTRYDWRQRFPSAAEVLDAIKELLQLRQQQALVQEISAEELFYRGNAHLDLGQHCEAVQLYQQSLRKKPNFVNAWYNRGLALQRLGRFPEALGSFNQVIQLETNNARAWFYRGIALANLRQISAAIASLDKAIQLQPDYLEAWHYKGMIFCQMQRYAEGLAAYNQALAIKSDANVWFSKGEALRELERLSEAVAAYNKALQLQSQKAEAWYQRGCCLYKLKCFSEAVVSFNQTLQLEPSHQFALQQRNLALNHLKL, encoded by the coding sequence ATGGCTACCATGAAACTAATTATCGGGGGACGTTACCAGGTTATTAAACCTCTAAGTCAAGGGGCTTTCGGTCAAACTTTTTTAGCCCAAGATAACTATCGCCCCGGCCGTCCTCAATGTGTGGTCAAACAGTTAATCCCCCAAGTGGTTAACGAAGTTACTATAGGATTATTTGAGAGTGAGGCCAGAGCTTTAGAAAAACTCGGCCATCATCCTCAAATACCGCAATTTTTCGCCAGTTTTCAGGAAAATAAGTCTTTTTATATCGTTCAAGAATTTATCGATGGTCACGATCTTAGTCAGGAAATCTCTAAGGGTAAGCGTTTAGAAGAGAGTCAGGTAATTCAGTTATTAAAAGATATCTTGGAAGTTCTCGCTTTTGTCCATCAAAATAACATTATTCACCGAGATATCAAACCCCATAATATTATCCGTCGCCAAGAGGGCCAGCTAGTTTTAATCGACTTTGGCGGAGTCAAACAAGTGGGGACTCAATGGCTAAAAGCAAAACAGACCAGTGTGTCTATTGGGATTGGCACCCCTGGTTATATGCCTAGTGAACAGGCGCAAAATAAACCGCGATTGTCTAGCGATGTCTATGCCGTGGGAATCATCGCTATTCAAGCCTTGACTGGTCTCAAACCGACGCAATTTCCCGAAGATGCCGAAACCGGAGAAATCGCTTGGCGCGATCAGGCCGATGTTAGAGATGATCTAGCAGTTATTATCGATAAAATGACCCGTTATGACTGGCGCCAACGCTTTCCCTCGGCAGCAGAAGTTTTAGATGCCATAAAAGAGTTACTGCAATTGCGTCAACAACAAGCTTTAGTGCAGGAAATTTCAGCCGAGGAGTTGTTTTATCGCGGTAACGCGCATCTCGATTTGGGGCAGCATTGCGAAGCAGTTCAATTGTATCAGCAGTCCCTGCGGAAAAAGCCCAATTTTGTCAATGCTTGGTATAACCGCGGTCTGGCCTTGCAACGATTAGGGCGTTTTCCTGAAGCTTTAGGGTCTTTTAATCAGGTAATTCAATTAGAGACTAATAATGCTCGGGCTTGGTTTTATCGCGGCATCGCTTTAGCTAATTTACGACAAATCAGCGCCGCAATCGCATCTTTGGATAAGGCGATTCAACTGCAGCCAGATTATCTGGAAGCATGGCATTACAAAGGCATGATTTTCTGTCAGATGCAACGTTATGCCGAAGGTCTAGCGGCCTATAATCAGGCCCTGGCCATTAAATCCGATGCTAATGTTTGGTTTAGCAAAGGCGAAGCTTTACGGGAATTAGAACGACTCAGTGAAGCGGTCGCCGCTTATAATAAGGCTTTACAGTTACAATCCCAAAAGGCTGAGGCGTGGTATCAACGGGGTTGTTGTCTCTACAAGTTAAAATGTTTCTCGGAAGCAGTGGTTTCTTTTAACCAAACCCTACAACTAGAGCCTAGCCATCAATTCGCTCTCCAACAACGGAATTTAGCCCTTAATCACCTGAAATTGTAG